One Sphingopyxis macrogoltabida genomic region harbors:
- a CDS encoding EthD family reductase, whose amino-acid sequence MLCITAIYPNEPGSRFDAGYYQMSHARTAQALLAPHGLKAIRTTIGAAALDGSPPPFWAVSEMHFTSRAAFDAGIAAEGATLFADIPNYTNVTPILQVSKLAAAHGTVLNDHAVEV is encoded by the coding sequence ATGCTGTGCATCACAGCCATTTATCCGAACGAGCCGGGTAGCCGGTTCGACGCCGGCTATTACCAAATGTCGCATGCCAGGACCGCGCAGGCGCTGCTGGCGCCGCACGGGCTGAAGGCGATTCGCACCACCATCGGCGCCGCCGCGCTCGACGGATCGCCGCCGCCCTTCTGGGCCGTCAGCGAGATGCATTTCACGTCGCGCGCCGCGTTCGACGCCGGCATCGCCGCCGAGGGCGCGACGCTGTTCGCCGACATTCCCAATTACACCAATGTCACCCCCATCCTGCAGGTCAGCAAACTGGCCGCAGCCCATGGGACCGTACTCAATGACCACGCCGTCGAGGTTTGA
- the surE gene encoding 5'/3'-nucleotidase SurE codes for MGLTANPRILVVNDDGIDAPGIVLLEEIARQFSDDVWVVAPDEERSGAGHSMSISHPVRVVQRDERHWAVRGTPTDCALLGIYEFMTDKAPDLILSGINRGPNLAEDITYSGTASAAMEGAVLGIPAIALSQIIRYQSPIHWDTARKYAPIVIRQLLELDWTPGLFVNVNFPNCPVDEVTGIRATTQGQRPSGCFRPVRRVDERHVPYYWIKIGFPEGGDDDGNDLHAVLDNKVSVTPLQLEMTAHAVVPEIAALFADADAAAG; via the coding sequence ATGGGCCTGACGGCGAATCCGCGCATTTTGGTGGTCAACGACGACGGCATCGACGCGCCGGGAATCGTGCTGCTCGAAGAGATCGCGCGCCAGTTCAGCGACGACGTCTGGGTCGTCGCACCCGACGAGGAACGATCGGGCGCGGGCCATTCGATGTCGATCAGCCACCCGGTGCGCGTCGTGCAGCGCGACGAACGCCATTGGGCGGTACGCGGCACCCCGACCGATTGCGCGCTGCTCGGCATCTATGAGTTCATGACCGACAAGGCGCCCGACCTGATCCTGTCGGGGATCAACCGCGGGCCGAACCTCGCCGAGGACATCACCTATTCAGGCACCGCGTCGGCGGCGATGGAGGGCGCGGTGCTCGGCATTCCCGCGATCGCGCTCAGCCAGATCATCCGTTACCAGAGCCCGATCCATTGGGACACGGCGCGCAAATATGCGCCGATCGTGATCCGGCAATTGCTCGAACTCGACTGGACGCCCGGGCTGTTCGTCAACGTCAACTTCCCCAACTGCCCGGTCGACGAGGTCACCGGCATCCGCGCGACGACGCAGGGCCAGCGCCCCTCGGGATGCTTCCGCCCCGTCCGCCGCGTCGACGAGCGCCACGTCCCCTATTACTGGATCAAGATCGGCTTCCCCGAAGGCGGCGACGACGACGGCAACGACCTGCATGCGGTGCTCGACAACAAGGTGTCGGTGACGCCGCTGCAACTCGAAATGACCGCGCATGCGGTGGTGCCGGAGATCGCCGCGCTGTTTGCCGATGCGGACGCGGCGGCGGGCTGA
- a CDS encoding acyl-CoA dehydrogenase family protein produces the protein MSASDRARAIGERVEAFVRDIVVPYESDPRRDHHGAPTDALVDELKEKARAAGVLTPHILADGDHLTQVETAYVLQKTGLSPLGPLACNTAAPDEGNMYLLGKVGSPELKARFLDKLVRGEARSAFFMTEPAEEGGAGSDPSMMKTTCRMDGNHWVVNGRKCFITGADGARVGIVMAKAEDVAAGGGACMFLVDLPDPAIRIEHVPNTIDSSMPGGHATVVIDNLRIPADQMLGEAGEGFKYAQVRLSPARLSHCMRWHGACQRAHEIATDYANRRHAFGKPLVDHEGVGFMLAENLIDLKQAELMIRWCAEILDTGDLGTAESSMAKVAVSEALMRIADRCVQVMGGTGVTDKTIVEQVFREVRAFRIYDGPTEVHKWSLAKKIKRDWKNAHGH, from the coding sequence ATGAGCGCGTCGGACCGGGCCCGCGCGATCGGCGAGCGCGTCGAAGCGTTCGTTCGCGACATCGTCGTTCCCTATGAGAGCGATCCGCGCCGCGACCATCATGGCGCGCCGACCGACGCGCTCGTCGACGAGCTGAAGGAGAAGGCGCGCGCCGCCGGGGTGTTGACGCCGCATATCTTGGCGGATGGCGATCATCTGACGCAGGTCGAAACGGCTTATGTGCTGCAGAAGACCGGGCTGTCGCCGCTCGGACCGCTCGCCTGCAACACCGCGGCGCCCGACGAGGGCAATATGTATCTGCTCGGCAAGGTCGGCAGCCCCGAACTGAAAGCGCGCTTCCTCGACAAGCTGGTGCGGGGCGAGGCCCGTTCGGCCTTCTTCATGACCGAGCCCGCCGAAGAGGGCGGGGCGGGATCCGACCCGTCGATGATGAAGACGACCTGCCGGATGGACGGCAACCACTGGGTGGTGAATGGCCGCAAATGCTTCATCACCGGCGCCGACGGCGCCAGGGTCGGCATCGTCATGGCAAAGGCCGAGGATGTCGCGGCCGGCGGCGGCGCGTGCATGTTCCTCGTCGACCTGCCCGATCCGGCGATCCGCATCGAACATGTGCCCAATACGATCGACAGCTCGATGCCCGGCGGTCATGCGACCGTCGTCATCGACAATCTGCGCATTCCCGCCGACCAGATGCTGGGCGAAGCGGGCGAGGGGTTCAAATATGCGCAGGTGCGCCTGAGCCCCGCGCGCCTGTCGCACTGCATGCGCTGGCACGGCGCCTGCCAGCGCGCGCACGAGATCGCGACCGATTATGCCAACCGGCGTCATGCCTTCGGCAAGCCGCTGGTCGATCATGAGGGCGTCGGTTTCATGCTCGCCGAAAATCTGATCGACCTGAAGCAGGCCGAACTGATGATCCGCTGGTGCGCCGAAATCCTCGACACCGGCGATCTCGGCACCGCCGAAAGCTCGATGGCGAAGGTTGCGGTGTCGGAAGCGCTGATGCGCATCGCCGACCGCTGCGTCCAGGTGATGGGCGGTACCGGGGTCACCGACAAGACGATCGTCGAGCAGGTGTTCCGCGAGGTTCGCGCCTTCCGCATCTATGACGGTCCGACCGAGGTCCACAAGTGGAGCCTCGCCAAGAAGATCAAGCGCGACTGGAAGAATGCGCATGGCCACTGA
- a CDS encoding phosphotransferase, which yields MATDASANIGAGEVRVALDAAALETWLEANVAGYRGPLTIEQFKGGQSNPTYRLTTPGAQYVMRRKPPGELVKGAHDVLREARVLSALAPTAVPVPEVLGICDDDAVVGSAFYVMALVEGRIFWDASFGEVPVGERAAYFDAMNAVIAALHQVVPEAVGLGDFGRPGNFFARQIGRWSKQYLEDEAAGRNADMDALVEWLPQNIPADEDSGIVHGDFRCDNMIFHPTEPRVVAVLDWELSTLGSPVSDFAYHALMYRMPPDIVAGLGGADPVPLGLPSEAAYVDAYCRRTGRSEIPGWDFYVAFNFFRLAAIFHGIKGRVIRGSANSAHARERAEAFPRLASLARQAIEACG from the coding sequence ATGGCCACTGACGCATCGGCGAATATCGGCGCGGGCGAAGTGCGCGTTGCGCTCGACGCGGCGGCGCTCGAGACCTGGCTGGAGGCGAATGTCGCCGGCTATCGGGGGCCGCTGACGATCGAGCAGTTCAAGGGCGGCCAGTCGAACCCGACCTACCGTCTGACGACACCGGGTGCACAATATGTGATGCGGCGCAAGCCGCCGGGGGAGTTGGTGAAGGGCGCCCACGACGTGCTTCGCGAAGCGCGCGTCCTGTCGGCGCTGGCGCCAACCGCGGTGCCGGTGCCCGAGGTGCTGGGGATTTGCGACGACGATGCGGTCGTCGGTAGCGCCTTCTATGTGATGGCGCTGGTCGAAGGGCGCATCTTCTGGGACGCGTCCTTCGGCGAGGTGCCGGTCGGCGAGCGCGCGGCCTATTTCGACGCGATGAACGCGGTGATCGCTGCGCTGCATCAGGTCGTTCCGGAGGCCGTCGGGCTCGGCGACTTCGGGCGGCCGGGCAATTTCTTCGCGCGCCAGATCGGGCGCTGGTCGAAACAATATCTGGAGGACGAGGCGGCGGGCCGCAATGCCGATATGGACGCGCTCGTCGAGTGGCTGCCGCAAAATATTCCCGCCGATGAAGACAGCGGCATCGTCCACGGCGATTTCCGGTGCGACAATATGATCTTCCATCCCACCGAGCCGCGTGTCGTCGCGGTGCTCGACTGGGAGTTGTCGACGCTCGGCAGCCCGGTTTCGGATTTTGCCTATCACGCGCTGATGTACCGCATGCCGCCGGATATCGTCGCGGGGCTTGGCGGCGCCGACCCGGTGCCGCTCGGCCTGCCGAGCGAGGCCGCCTATGTCGATGCCTATTGCCGGCGGACCGGACGCAGCGAAATTCCCGGCTGGGATTTCTACGTCGCGTTCAACTTCTTCCGCCTCGCGGCGATCTTTCACGGCATCAAGGGGCGGGTGATCCGCGGCAGCGCGAACAGCGCCCACGCCCGCGAGCGCGCCGAAGCCTTTCCCCGGCTCGCGTCGCTGGCGCGTCAGGCGATCGAGGCCTGCGGCTGA
- a CDS encoding pyruvate, phosphate dikinase, with protein sequence MSGWTIRLDGSESPTKEAAGGKAWSIARMRGLGLPVPPAFVIGTKACLAFLDSGDFPAGLAEEIDAGLAWLESETGRSFGAGEKRLLLSVRSGAAISMPGMMDTVLNLGIDDAGEAALAAETGLAGFARDTHRRFLELYASIVLKAPVELEGNAAPGDWRAAVEAAGGPVPASVRDQLLATVRAVFESWNTRRARRYREHNNIPHDLGTAVTIQAMVFGNLDERSGTGVLFSRNPLTGEAEPYGEYLPRAQGEDVVSGKFTPLPLDAMATAEPEAHAALLAASDRLEREHGDVQDIEFTVQSGQLYLLQSRAAKRAPAAAVRFAVDMVAEGRIDPATALSRVSAEQVRTLLLPRLSDGATDGAAVLATGEGACPGAATGVLVADADEAERRAAAGEDVILVRKTTSPDDVHGMIAARAVVTEQGGSTSHAAVVSRALGRPCVVGVGDGAVAKSGTVVTVDGAGGLVYAGTLATEAPNEQADARLRQLIEWARAASPVAVVDFAAGPDGFDVDRALAAGDAEALAGAIGGASVVRGHALANDDIARIARGAGATTIVTEPILPVLLTMIGDAA encoded by the coding sequence ATGAGCGGCTGGACGATCCGGCTGGACGGCAGCGAATCGCCGACGAAGGAAGCGGCGGGCGGCAAGGCCTGGTCGATCGCGCGGATGCGCGGGCTCGGCCTGCCCGTGCCGCCGGCGTTCGTGATCGGCACGAAGGCATGCCTTGCCTTTCTCGACAGCGGCGATTTTCCGGCCGGGCTGGCGGAGGAGATCGACGCCGGGCTGGCATGGCTCGAAAGCGAAACCGGTCGCAGCTTCGGCGCGGGCGAGAAGCGCCTGTTGCTTTCGGTGCGGTCGGGCGCCGCCATATCGATGCCCGGAATGATGGACACGGTGCTCAACCTCGGCATCGACGATGCCGGCGAAGCAGCGCTGGCGGCGGAAACGGGGCTCGCCGGTTTCGCGCGCGACACGCACCGGCGCTTCCTCGAGCTTTATGCCTCGATCGTGCTCAAGGCGCCGGTCGAACTGGAGGGCAATGCCGCGCCCGGCGACTGGCGCGCGGCGGTCGAGGCGGCGGGCGGGCCGGTGCCGGCAAGCGTTCGCGACCAGTTGCTCGCGACGGTGCGCGCGGTGTTCGAAAGCTGGAACACGCGGCGCGCGCGGCGCTACCGCGAGCATAACAATATCCCGCACGACCTCGGCACCGCGGTGACGATCCAAGCGATGGTGTTCGGCAATCTCGACGAACGCAGCGGCACCGGGGTGCTGTTCAGTCGCAATCCGCTGACCGGCGAGGCCGAGCCCTACGGCGAATATCTGCCGCGCGCGCAGGGCGAGGATGTCGTGTCGGGGAAATTCACCCCGCTGCCGCTCGATGCCATGGCGACGGCCGAGCCCGAGGCGCATGCCGCGCTGCTCGCCGCGAGCGACCGGCTCGAACGCGAGCATGGCGACGTGCAGGATATCGAATTCACCGTCCAGTCGGGGCAGCTCTACCTGCTGCAATCGCGCGCCGCCAAGCGTGCGCCGGCGGCTGCAGTGCGCTTTGCGGTGGACATGGTTGCCGAGGGTCGCATCGACCCCGCCACCGCGCTGTCGCGGGTCAGCGCCGAACAGGTGCGGACGCTGCTGCTGCCGCGGCTCAGCGACGGCGCGACCGATGGTGCGGCGGTGCTTGCGACGGGCGAGGGAGCTTGTCCGGGCGCTGCGACCGGCGTGCTGGTCGCCGACGCCGACGAAGCCGAACGCCGCGCGGCGGCAGGCGAGGATGTGATCCTCGTGCGCAAGACGACGAGCCCAGACGACGTCCATGGCATGATCGCGGCGCGGGCGGTGGTGACAGAGCAAGGCGGGTCGACCTCGCACGCCGCGGTGGTCAGTCGCGCGCTTGGGCGGCCGTGCGTCGTCGGGGTTGGCGACGGTGCCGTCGCGAAATCGGGAACGGTGGTGACGGTCGATGGCGCGGGCGGGCTGGTCTATGCTGGCACGCTTGCGACCGAAGCGCCGAACGAACAGGCCGACGCCCGGCTCCGCCAGCTTATCGAATGGGCGCGTGCGGCGAGCCCCGTTGCGGTGGTCGATTTCGCGGCCGGGCCCGACGGGTTCGACGTCGACCGCGCGCTTGCGGCCGGCGATGCCGAGGCGCTGGCGGGGGCAATCGGCGGCGCCAGCGTCGTGCGCGGCCATGCGCTCGCCAATGACGATATCGCGCGGATCGCCCGCGGCGCGGGGGCGACGACGATCGTTACCGAACCGATACTGCCGGTCTTGCTGACGATGATCGGGGATGCTGCATGA
- a CDS encoding GntR family transcriptional regulator: MKTARKSATADEAAEAKTASDGSVASAADRVSESILQGIRSGSFVPGQHLLEPDLTRRLGISRGSLREALKHLAAAGIVTLNRFRGAYISTLDRKSVLDLLDTLEPLARLGARLAAENCGTEAQRRRMLAAAANIDTATRERNRGLYLDRRRQFYDAMIDIGGNMELARAMPLSRTDLFRAQVETIQTERQRMLHASGYAKITKAIVENDPAGADRAVKKHFDGTRKTIHELPSHAFPSLEI; the protein is encoded by the coding sequence ATGAAAACGGCACGGAAAAGTGCGACAGCGGACGAAGCGGCGGAGGCAAAGACGGCAAGCGACGGATCGGTCGCCAGCGCCGCCGACCGCGTTTCGGAATCGATCTTGCAGGGCATAAGGTCGGGGTCATTCGTGCCCGGACAGCACCTGCTGGAACCCGATCTGACGCGCCGGCTCGGCATCAGCCGGGGGTCCTTGCGCGAAGCGCTCAAGCATCTCGCGGCGGCCGGGATCGTCACCCTCAACCGCTTTCGCGGCGCCTATATCAGCACGCTCGACCGCAAATCGGTGCTCGACCTGCTCGACACGCTCGAACCGCTGGCGCGCTTGGGCGCGCGACTCGCTGCCGAAAATTGCGGCACCGAGGCGCAGCGCCGCCGCATGCTGGCCGCAGCCGCAAACATTGATACCGCGACGAGGGAGCGCAATCGCGGGCTCTACCTCGATCGCCGGCGGCAATTCTATGACGCGATGATCGACATCGGCGGCAATATGGAACTCGCGCGCGCGATGCCGCTCAGCCGCACCGACCTGTTCCGCGCGCAGGTCGAGACGATCCAGACCGAACGGCAGCGGATGCTGCACGCCTCGGGCTATGCGAAAATCACCAAGGCGATCGTCGAAAACGACCCCGCCGGAGCCGATCGCGCGGTTAAAAAGCACTTCGACGGCACGCGAAAAACGATCCACGAATTGCCGTCTCACGCCTTCCCATCGTTGGAAATCTAG
- a CDS encoding enoyl-CoA hydratase/isomerase family protein, with the protein MSEQPVIFHVSDGIASITLNRPASGNAIDLAMANALVDAAIRCETDRSIRCVVLTGTGRLFCAGGDVGGFATAGEGAGAHLSLLAGTLHMAVARFARMPCPMVVLVNGPAAGAGLSLVLAGDIVLAARSAHFTAAYSAIGLTPDGGMSWLLPRLVGLRKAQEIILTNRRIKAEEAEAIGIVTRLVDDEALAGEGAETAGRLAASAVDALGTARRLLQRSFTNGLETQLEDEARGIAEAGAGPESREGIAAFLAKRAPDFRGAGR; encoded by the coding sequence ATGAGCGAGCAGCCGGTAATTTTCCACGTTTCGGACGGAATCGCGTCGATTACGCTCAACCGTCCGGCGTCGGGGAACGCCATCGATCTCGCGATGGCGAATGCGCTGGTGGACGCCGCGATACGCTGCGAAACCGACCGATCGATTCGCTGCGTCGTGCTGACCGGGACAGGGCGGCTGTTCTGCGCCGGCGGCGATGTCGGCGGCTTTGCGACGGCCGGCGAGGGCGCGGGCGCCCACCTCAGCCTGCTCGCGGGAACCTTGCACATGGCGGTCGCGCGGTTCGCGCGCATGCCATGCCCGATGGTGGTGCTCGTCAACGGGCCCGCGGCGGGCGCAGGGCTGAGCCTGGTCCTGGCCGGCGATATCGTCCTCGCCGCGCGCTCGGCGCATTTCACCGCCGCCTATTCGGCGATCGGGTTGACCCCCGACGGCGGAATGAGCTGGCTGCTGCCGCGGCTCGTCGGGCTGCGCAAGGCGCAGGAGATCATTCTGACCAACCGGCGTATCAAGGCCGAAGAGGCCGAGGCGATCGGAATCGTGACGCGGCTCGTCGATGATGAGGCGCTAGCAGGAGAAGGCGCCGAAACGGCCGGGCGTCTAGCGGCCTCGGCCGTCGATGCGCTCGGGACGGCGCGCCGCCTTTTGCAGCGGAGTTTCACCAACGGTCTCGAAACCCAGCTCGAAGACGAGGCGCGTGGGATAGCGGAGGCCGGCGCGGGGCCGGAAAGCCGCGAAGGGATTGCCGCCTTTCTTGCCAAGCGCGCGCCCGATTTCCGGGGTGCCGGTCGATGA
- a CDS encoding phosphotransferase family protein has protein sequence MVRDTDQLAAGLRDFLPRGAGITGVTTLSAGHSNETYLVDGIGEVLRMPPSEEGLLPPYDMARQHAVLSAVANSAPDVPLPPVLELCTDPSVLGDEFFLMGQVPGEAFEYAVPDWLAADPDAGADSVCRQWFDALIALHNMPAGAMPPGERTVQQEAQHWLDVARGAESMPVLVDILEDLAKRPPRTSGAPTPVHGDPKHGNCLWHEGRLTALLDWEMAQISDPLLDLGYVLMFHDQGEASLADAGFALPGWWSAERMIAEWEKGTGRTAVDVARYAVLGQAKVAAIISVGAYLFNSGRIADPRFQAFAGVLPAYVALLEKRAMAAG, from the coding sequence ATGGTGCGCGATACCGACCAGCTCGCCGCCGGCCTGCGCGACTTCCTGCCGCGCGGCGCCGGCATCACCGGGGTGACCACGCTGTCGGCGGGGCACTCGAACGAGACCTATCTGGTCGACGGTATCGGCGAGGTGCTGCGCATGCCACCGTCCGAGGAAGGCCTGCTGCCGCCCTATGATATGGCGCGGCAGCACGCCGTCCTGTCGGCGGTCGCAAACTCCGCTCCCGATGTCCCGCTGCCGCCCGTCCTCGAACTCTGCACCGACCCGTCCGTCCTCGGCGACGAATTTTTCTTGATGGGACAGGTGCCGGGCGAGGCGTTCGAATATGCGGTGCCCGACTGGCTCGCCGCCGATCCGGACGCCGGCGCCGACAGCGTCTGCCGCCAGTGGTTCGACGCGCTGATCGCGCTGCATAACATGCCCGCCGGCGCGATGCCGCCGGGCGAACGAACGGTGCAGCAGGAGGCGCAGCACTGGCTCGACGTCGCGCGCGGGGCGGAGTCGATGCCGGTGCTGGTCGATATCCTCGAGGATCTGGCCAAGCGCCCGCCGCGCACCAGCGGTGCGCCGACCCCGGTGCACGGCGACCCGAAGCATGGCAATTGCCTGTGGCACGAAGGCCGCCTGACCGCGCTGCTCGACTGGGAAATGGCCCAAATTTCGGATCCTTTGCTCGATCTCGGCTATGTGCTGATGTTCCATGATCAGGGCGAGGCCTCGCTTGCCGACGCGGGCTTTGCCCTGCCCGGCTGGTGGTCGGCCGAGCGGATGATCGCCGAGTGGGAAAAGGGCACCGGCCGCACCGCCGTCGACGTCGCGCGCTATGCGGTGCTGGGACAGGCGAAGGTCGCCGCGATCATCTCTGTCGGAGCCTATCTCTTCAACAGCGGCCGTATCGCCGATCCGCGTTTTCAGGCTTTTGCCGGGGTGCTCCCCGCCTATGTGGCGCTGCTGGAGAAGCGCGCGATGGCGGCAGGGTGA
- a CDS encoding SDR family NAD(P)-dependent oxidoreductase: protein MKIEGLAAVVTGGASGLGGATAAMLAELGAKVAILDLNEEVGAAHAEAIGGLFVAANVADEASVAAALDAAEAAHGPARILVNCAGVAPAIKTVGKENKAHPLDAFRRTVEVNLIGSFNLIAQFAARLAAAEPVGEERGVIVNTASVAAFDGQIGQAAYSASKGGVVGMTLPIARDLAQHRIRVVTIAPGIFLTPMLMGLPQAAQDSLGTQVPHPSRLGKPEEYAQMVRSIVENPMLNGETIRLDGAIRMAPR, encoded by the coding sequence ATGAAGATCGAAGGATTGGCGGCCGTCGTGACCGGTGGCGCGTCGGGGCTGGGCGGCGCGACCGCTGCGATGCTCGCGGAGCTTGGCGCCAAGGTCGCGATACTCGACCTCAATGAAGAGGTCGGTGCCGCCCATGCCGAGGCGATCGGAGGCCTGTTCGTGGCCGCCAACGTTGCCGACGAGGCAAGCGTCGCTGCGGCGCTGGACGCCGCCGAGGCTGCGCATGGTCCGGCGCGCATCCTCGTCAACTGCGCCGGCGTCGCGCCGGCGATCAAGACCGTCGGCAAGGAAAACAAGGCGCATCCGCTCGATGCGTTTCGCCGCACCGTCGAGGTCAATCTGATCGGCAGTTTCAACCTGATCGCCCAGTTTGCGGCGCGCCTCGCCGCGGCGGAGCCGGTCGGCGAAGAGCGCGGCGTGATCGTCAATACGGCGTCGGTCGCGGCCTTCGACGGGCAGATCGGGCAGGCGGCGTACTCGGCGTCGAAGGGCGGGGTGGTCGGCATGACATTGCCGATCGCGCGCGATCTTGCCCAGCACCGGATCCGCGTCGTCACCATCGCGCCCGGCATCTTCCTGACCCCGATGCTGATGGGGCTGCCGCAGGCGGCGCAGGACAGCCTCGGCACGCAGGTCCCGCATCCCAGCCGTCTCGGCAAGCCCGAGGAATATGCGCAGATGGTGCGCAGCATCGTCGAGAACCCGATGCTCAACGGCGAAACGATCCGTCTCGACGGCGCGATCCGGATGGCGCCGCGATGA
- a CDS encoding acetyl-CoA carboxylase biotin carboxyl carrier protein subunit — MSSTIEEVRALLASFTASPWRDLHFRSGGWSLFMAKADGGANPMLTRAGQAVAAAVAALRDVTAPHLGIFSARVAPGTMVEAGTVVGQVDKLGEATDIVSDTAGRVAAILPNDGDLVEYGAPLVRLETG; from the coding sequence ATGAGCTCGACGATCGAGGAGGTCCGCGCGCTGCTCGCCAGCTTTACCGCCTCACCGTGGCGCGACCTGCATTTTCGCAGCGGCGGCTGGTCGCTGTTCATGGCGAAGGCCGATGGCGGCGCCAATCCGATGCTGACGCGTGCGGGCCAGGCGGTCGCCGCGGCGGTTGCGGCGCTGCGCGACGTCACCGCACCGCATCTCGGCATCTTCTCGGCGCGGGTCGCCCCGGGGACGATGGTCGAGGCCGGGACGGTGGTCGGGCAGGTCGACAAGCTCGGCGAGGCGACCGACATCGTCAGCGACACTGCGGGCCGCGTCGCGGCAATCCTGCCGAACGACGGCGATCTCGTCGAATATGGCGCACCGCTGGTGCGATTGGAGACGGGCTGA
- a CDS encoding PEP-utilizing enzyme, producing the protein MAKLPIDNALHVKPPASPLVEATLGLVQQLVRDRFRESGRDWDAFTMAGADDLLTKEDFAAIEARLLASGHRFDWSASISVAERPEAYKSAGDDAATDAGFAHPEAPSSEADGEGRALRGVGDNVVQHPQDISGTARYIRSNDRVLAYLTDGVPPGTIAVIDDSGGTLTAPIIEQFAGVICAGGTVRSHLGILTREYNIPCLMNAKIAGIRDGDTVMIEASAPAKTTEDYQDGVERVGRVWLLEGEGA; encoded by the coding sequence TTGGCCAAGCTGCCTATCGACAATGCACTTCATGTGAAGCCGCCGGCATCGCCGCTGGTCGAGGCGACGCTGGGGCTGGTGCAGCAACTGGTGCGCGACCGGTTTCGCGAATCGGGGCGGGACTGGGATGCCTTCACCATGGCGGGTGCCGACGACCTGCTGACCAAGGAGGATTTTGCGGCGATCGAGGCGCGCTTGCTGGCGAGCGGGCACCGCTTCGACTGGTCGGCCAGCATTTCGGTCGCTGAGCGGCCCGAAGCCTATAAATCGGCGGGCGACGATGCGGCGACCGATGCCGGTTTCGCGCATCCCGAAGCACCGTCGAGCGAGGCCGATGGCGAGGGTCGCGCGCTACGCGGGGTCGGCGACAATGTCGTCCAGCATCCGCAGGATATTAGCGGCACGGCACGCTATATCCGCTCGAACGACCGCGTGCTCGCCTATCTGACCGACGGCGTGCCGCCCGGAACGATCGCGGTGATCGACGACAGCGGCGGGACGCTGACCGCGCCGATTATCGAGCAGTTTGCGGGCGTCATCTGCGCCGGCGGCACGGTGCGCTCGCACCTCGGCATCCTGACCCGCGAATATAATATTCCGTGCCTGATGAACGCGAAGATCGCGGGGATTCGCGACGGCGACACGGTGATGATCGAGGCGAGCGCGCCCGCAAAGACAACCGAGGATTATCAGGACGGGGTCGAACGTGTCGGCCGCGTCTGGTTGCTGGAAGGAGAGGGGGCGTGA
- a CDS encoding TetR/AcrR family transcriptional regulator has protein sequence MTPIASGPSPFRSREEKLAERAEKREAVLRAAVRMFNARGFHATSLDDVAASLNVSKPTIYHYLGNKEQVLLECVSRGLEMLDAAAARARLQSGTGLDRLREFLRSYAEVNMDDFGRCVIRTGDEVLSAEGSARFRALKSRIDAALRSLIEEAVADGSIAATDIKLTAFTLAGALNWPARWHRPDGPMPADDIAIAMVDILTAGLAPRSAADDAPQPL, from the coding sequence ATGACCCCGATTGCGTCCGGGCCCTCGCCTTTCCGCAGCCGCGAGGAGAAGCTCGCCGAGCGCGCGGAAAAACGCGAAGCCGTGCTGCGCGCCGCTGTCCGCATGTTCAACGCGCGCGGGTTCCACGCCACCTCGCTCGACGACGTCGCCGCCAGCCTGAATGTCAGCAAGCCGACGATCTACCATTATCTCGGCAACAAGGAACAGGTGCTGCTCGAATGCGTGAGCCGCGGACTCGAGATGCTCGACGCCGCGGCAGCGAGAGCGCGGCTCCAAAGCGGCACCGGGCTCGACAGGCTACGCGAATTTCTTCGCAGCTATGCCGAGGTCAACATGGACGATTTTGGCCGCTGCGTGATCCGGACCGGCGACGAGGTTCTGTCGGCCGAGGGTTCAGCGCGCTTTCGCGCGCTGAAGTCGCGAATCGATGCCGCCTTGCGAAGCCTGATCGAAGAGGCTGTCGCCGACGGTTCGATCGCCGCGACCGACATCAAGCTCACCGCCTTCACATTGGCGGGCGCGCTCAACTGGCCGGCGCGCTGGCACCGCCCCGACGGACCGATGCCGGCGGACGACATCGCGATTGCCATGGTCGATATCCTGACGGCAGGACTGGCGCCGCGAAGCGCGGCGGACGACGCCCCCCAGCCTTTATGA